The window TATGAACTTCTACTcgagtcttcttcttcaaacTCTGGTGTATCATACTAAGTGTATCCATTGCGTTCTTTTTTTTCGTGATGGAGAAAGAAAGTGATTCTTTTTTTTCCCGCACGCGAAAGACACCCCCACCCCTCGCCTATCAGTTGTTGCCACATATCGTAAGGATTAAGTCCTTAAACTCTTTATTTAAAGACCCTTTCTTAgctaaagaaaaaataaaactattattataCTCGGATTTGTCTAGAATTCCGCGCTAAGTTCCACTTACGTTTCTCTGTTGCGGGTGGTCTTAGCTAATTTGGTTCTTCCCCGAATTTGGGCTACTTGTTTGAAAATAAACAGGCTTTCATTGGTCTTAGATGGGCTTACATTGGGctctaaaattattattaaatattttttaactttaaaatttatttggttttcagttTTCAGTTTCATAAACAAAGAACTTAATCTTGTTTTCCATGGCTGATCTTCAAAGGTCAATTCCTTCCATGGCCGGCCAGAGAAAGAtactgttttgtttgtttaaaagCAATTTCATCAAATGCAGCCAAGGTTTCCCAATTCTCTGGTTATGTATCAGAACACTCGGCTTATCACCACGGTGGGCAGAGTCTTGCCAGTACGATCATCGGTATGGCCCAGGATTATGTTGGTAGCAACAACCTCAACCTGCTTCAACCTGATGGTCAATTTGGTACACGGAATATGGTAAGTATAGCTTACTTTTCAACTGTTCTTGTTTATCTATGACTATGCTTGTAATCATCTTGGTGTGTACGTTGATTGTGGCAGGGTGGAAAAGATGCAGCAAGTGCAAGATACATTTTCACTAAGCTCTCTTCAGCAACCACAGTCTTGTTTCCCAAGGATGACGATGTCCTCCTTAATTACTTGAATGCAGATGGGCGGAAGATAGAGCCAACTTGGTAATTCTTTGCCCATCTAGTACATTTGTTACTAGTTTGCCTGATATGTGAATCTTTGTTGTACATGCCCATCATTCCAACTGTGCTTGTGAATAGCTGTAAAGGAATTGGAACCGGGTGGAGTACTTTCATACCTAACTACAATCCAAGAGATATTGTTGCCAACATAAGGCGTCTACTTAATGCTGAAAGTATGGTGCCTATGGATCCACGGTACATTAATTTCAAAGGAACTATTGAGAAAACTGCGTCCAAAGATGGTGGGTTTACCAACACCATCACTGGTGTATATGAGGAGGTTGATGAAACAACTATTCGTATTACGGAGCTACCAATCAGAAGGTGGACCGATGATTACAAGAATTTCCTGGAAGCTTTGAAGACAAATAATAATACTCCCTATTTTCATGTAGAATGCCTATAGACTATAGTCAGAAACTATGATTGAATTTTTATATGTTTCTCATTAATTAATTCATTCTTCTTATCTCTGCAGAGCGTTGGGGCTTACTATGACAATACGTCTGTGAATTTTCAGCTTCAATTAAGTGAAGAAAACTTGATGATGGCCCGTCAAGAGGAGGTGGATGAAGTTGCACCAGCTAAAGGAGGGAGAAAACCATCAGCCGCGAGTAAAGTAGAGAAACCACCGGCAGCTCCGAGAAAAAGAGCACCAGCGGCGAGCAAGAAGCAGCAGCTAGTGGCAGAGGTTGTTGAGGTGTCATCGGAGAAGAAAGTGAGGAAGATGAGATCTTCACCATTCAACAAGAAGAGTAGTTTAGTGTTGGGGAGGTTGGCTAATACTAATAATGAGGAAGAAGGTGAGGAGCAGAGTGTTGAGACTGTGGCGGCTGATACTGCTTCAGCGAGGCCTAAAAGAGCAAAGAGGAAGCATATGAGGTATGTGCCGAGTGATTCGGAGAGTGAGTCTGCGAATGATTCTGAgtttgatgaagatgatgaatagAGAGAACCAACTTGGTTTCCAGAACTTGTTACATGCTATCTCAAACATTAAGTTCCTTTCTCTCTTTATGTTCTGTAATGTTTTGTATTTGGATTGGTCCATGGCAGGTTGAGAATATTGATTCGCTGGCTTCCCTGAATCCGCCTACTTTGTCAAAATTGTGTTGTGTTGTTGTCTCTCTCCCTTTCTGGGAATAGAAGACggtaaacatttacaactggAAAGTTGGTGTGAGCCTTTAGTTAGTTAAAGAGCTAGTTTTCTTGTTGCTCAAGCTAGCCTTAACCCTATTTTTCATCTCAAGTtacaatgagaaaaaaaaatcttatatttaCTCAACTTTGCTTATTTGATTCTATGTTTCTTCATCGTTTATAAATTTGGTCTTGTATTATCCGTTTATCAATTTTGTAATATTCATATCAACATGTGTAATAACTTTCTCTCATCATGGTCAAAGGAAAGAGACATAATGACTAATGAGGTCAAAGTTGATTGTTGAATGAGACATAATGACGAATGATGCCATGAGTAAAGTCAATCATAGTAGtcatggagtttttttttttggtaattcaATTAACCAAATTACAAGATCAAATACTCAGTCCCAGATGTAGTCAGTCATCTAGTCATTGAACTATCATTTGAATCATCATTACTGTTGCAATCCTAAATGTCTTTTTTGACATAAATTGCAAATTACTGCCATTGACCCTGAAAATCTCATAGAACTAATCATAATTGTGACTGTGAGTGTGAGTCAAAGAAGGAATGACCATAGCTTTGACTTGACTCCATAAATTAGTCAGTAGTACtaatatgttaaataattaacTTAAGGGGTTAGTTTTAAAAAGGGGACTAAAGTTGAGAGACCAAGCAAGCAATGagatcaaataaaacaaaagtttcCAGTTTTTTCCCTTCTCCGCTCGACAATCATACGACgacgcagcagcagcagcatcaCGCGCCTCACATTAGCAGTCTCGTCGTGCGTACATCCGGAAGCAACGACGGAGAAGTTGACCGCCACGCTGGCACCGGAGACGTCTCCCGTGACTGGCCTTCATATGCCGCTCAGATCGTCATAAGTGAAGGCAGAACAGATAAAGACTAAAACAGAACAAGTTTGAAGCTTTTCATTCTTATTTCTTGCTTAACATTCTTTTACAACTTAGCTTgtctatttatattaaaaacacaaAACCCTAGAGTTGAGCCTTGCTGTCCTTTAGGTCTTCACTTCTTCATTGGATCCTAGCAGCTGGAATCTGTTCTGCAATGCTATTGGTTGCTTTCCTCCGTACGTTGCAGGACCACTACGTttgtctctttttttgttttcggtttGATGTTTTGTAGCCGTTGGTTTCACTTCTCCTTGAATGGGCTTCTGGTTTGGTTCTTCTGAGCCCATCTTGGTGAAACTTGTCTCTGCCTTTAACAACTCGAAGCCCATTCCAAACTCAACCATCTCTTCCTTCTTCTCTGTTTCAGAAACAGAACATGATGTTTCTGAAACTGTTTTCTCCTTTTGTTTCCAAGCCATTTGTGCTTTGTCTTTCCTGTCTACACGCCCCCTCAAACTTTGTGTGGGAGAAGCGACCACACCAAGTTTGAAACGTAGATCTTGAAAGCTTTGAGTTGGCAAGGACTTGGTAAATATATCGGCCAGTTGATGTACTCCCGGGATGTGATGTACTATCAGTTTGCGCAAAGCTACTTTCTCCCTTACAAAGTGAAAGTTTACCTCAAAATGCTTAGACTTCTTGTGCATAGCTGGAGTGGAAAACAGGTAAACAGCAGATAGGTTGTCGCAGAATATCTCAAGTGGAGAGGCTTGAGGAATTCCTATTTCAGTTAAGAGATTTGAGAGCCAAACTACTTCTGCTGCAGTGTCAGACAGAGTTCTGTATTCTGCTTCTGTTGAGCTTCTGGAAACTGATTGTTGCTTCTGTGCAGACCAGGAGATTAAGTTCGAACCCAAGAGAGTGCAAAATCCTCTAGTAGACCTTCTTGTTTCAGAACATCCTCCCCAATCACTGTCACTGTAGGCTTTGACAGTTGAATTTGTGTTAGAGTAGAAAGAGATTCCAAGATGTGTTGTTCCTCTGAGATATCGCAACACACGCTTCAGTAGATGAAAGTCTGTCTCTGTTGGAGCATGCATCTTTTGACAAGATATAATTGACAGCAAATTGAAGATCTGGTCTTGTTAGAGTCAAGTACTGAAGTTTTCCTGCAAGGCTTCTGAAATAGGTAGGCTGTGGGAACAATGCAGATTCATCAGGGACTCTATTCAGCTGCTGAGGTAGAGGAGTAGAGACTGGAGTGCTTCCTGACATGCCTGCAATGTGAAGCAAGTCCTCAGCGTATTTTTCCTGGTTTAAAAATAATCAATTAGAATGAAATTGAGCTTGTAAGCCTAGAAAATAATGAAAACGACCCAAATCCTTCATTTTGAACTCTTTATTCAGAGTTTCAAGAAGCTTGGTGATGAGGGAATTGTTGCTTCCGGTTAAAGCAATGTCATCGACATAGAGTAGAAGCAGGATGGTGTCTCTATTTTTCTTATAGATGAATAGAGAAGGGTCTCTTAAACTGCAgacaaaatcaaattctaacaGGAAATCGCTGAATCTGTTGAACCAAGCCCTTGGAGCCTGCTTTAATCCATAAATAGCTTTGTTCAGCTTGCAAACATAACCCGGTTTCTCTTGATTTATGAACCCAGGAGGTTGATGCATGTAAACAGTTTCTGTCAAGTCTCCATACAGAAATGCATGCTTGACGTCAAGTTGCCTTATATCCCATTTGTTTACAGTTGCTAGATGAAGAACAGCTCTTATCGTTGGAGATTTGACCACAGGACTGTAAGTATCCAGGTAGTCTATTCCTTCTTCTTGGTCATATCCTTTCACCACCAAACGAGATCTTAGGCATTTGACAGTTCCATCAGCATTTAGCTTGACCCTGAAGATCCATCTACAACCAAGGATGTGCATGTCGGGTTGATAAGGCACAAGCGTGAAGGTGTCAGTCTCATCGAAGGACACCATTTCTTCTGTCATCGCTCCATTCCAGCCTGAGTGTTTAAGTGCTTCAGTCACAGTTCTCGGTTCTGTTGGAGTTGAAGTTACTGTGAAGAGAACATAACGTGGATTTGGTTTAGTGATTCCCACTTTAGACCTCGTGATCATGGGATGTAGAGACGGATTTGCTGGAGCGGAAGA of the Brassica rapa cultivar Chiifu-401-42 chromosome A03, CAAS_Brap_v3.01, whole genome shotgun sequence genome contains:
- the LOC117132741 gene encoding DNA topoisomerase 2, translating into MPIIPTVLVNSCKGIGTGWSTFIPNYNPRDIVANIRRLLNAESMVPMDPRYINFKGTIEKTASKDGGFTNTITGVYEEVDETTIRITELPIRRWTDDYKNFLEALKTNNNTPYFHSVGAYYDNTSVNFQLQLSEENLMMARQEEVDEVAPAKGGRKPSAASKVEKPPAAPRKRAPAASKKQQLVAEVVEVSSEKKVRKMRSSPFNKKSSLVLGRLANTNNEEEGEEQSVETVAADTASARPKRAKRKHMRYVPSDSESESANDSEFDEDDE